In Afipia carboxidovorans OM5, the sequence TCGCGACCATCTGCGCATAGCCACGACGGCGTGCATGGGCGAGCGGGGTTACGCCATCGCGATCCGCGATATTCACATCCGCACCGGCTTCCACCAGCAGACGCACGATCTCGGTATGAACCGGCCCGCCATCGCTGAGAATGACCGCCTCGATGAGGGCGGTCCAGCCGAGCCGGTTGACGTGATTGATATCGATGGCGGTGCCGAGCAGGATTTTAACTGTCTCGGGATGGCCGTGATGCGCGGCCGGGATCAGCGCCGTACCGCCGTAGCGATTGGTGCTGGCAAGGTCCGCGCCGGCCGCCAGTGTCATCTTCAGGATCTCGTTGCGCCCTTCCGCACCGGCATAGAGATACGGCGTATCAGATATCGAATCCCGCGCATTCACATCGGCGCCGGCGGCAATCAACCGTCGCGCAACATCGACACGATCGCCCTGGGTCGCGAGCAGAAGCGCGGTGCGGCCGGAGCCATCCCGCGCCTCGATATCCGCGCCCTCCGACAGCAAAGCGCTGATCTGCGCAGCGTCACCGCGCGCGGCAGCTTCGAGCAACCGCGAATTGATCTCTGCGCCCGCTGCCGCCATGCACGCTCCGCTCAAGCTAAGAACAAGACAACCGGCCAAAACAAAACGAGCGGCGCAATGCGCCGCCCGTGAAAAACTTGCCGTGATGTGACGGATCATGCCGCCTCGGAGTCGGCCTTCTCCTGCACCGGGCCCGAATCCTGGCCCTTGGCATCGACGTCGCGATCGACGAACTCGATCACCGCCATCGGAGCGTTGTCGCCGTAGCGGAAGCCGGCCTTGATGATGCGGGTGTAGCCGCCCTGGCGGTCCTTGTAGCGCGCCGCGAGGGCGTCGAAGAGCTTCTTGACCTGATCATGGTCACGCAGCTCGCTGATGGCCTGACGGCGCAGCGCGAGGCCACCCTTCTTGCCGAGCGTCACGAGCTTCTCGACGATCGGACGAAGCTCTTTCGCCTTTGGCAGCGTAGTGACGATCTGCTCATGCTTGATGAGCGAAGCCGCCATGTTGGCAAACATCGCCTTGCGGTGCTCGGCCGTGCGGTTGAGCTTGCGGTGAACTTTTCCGTGACGCATTTGACTTGATCCTCAATCTCTTCCGACGGCATGCCGGAGATGTTTCTCAGGTGGGCTTCCTGCGTTCGCCCGGTGGGTATTCATCATTCCGGACGCCGCGTCAGCGACATCCGGAATGACAGTTGCTCAGTAATGATCCTCGAAGCGCTTGGCGAGCTCGTCGATGTTCTCCGGCGGCCAGCCCGGCACTTCCATGCCGAGATGCAGACCCATCTGGGCCAGCACTTCCTTGATCTCGTTCAGCGACTTGCGGCCGAAGTTCGGGGTGCGAAGCATCTCCGCTTCCGACTTCTGCACGAGGTCGCCGATGTAGACGATGTTGTCGTTCTTCAGGCAGTTGGCGGAGCGCACCGACAGCTCGAGCTCGTCCACCTTCTTGAGGAAGGCCGGGTTGAAGGCGAGGTCCGGGATAATCTCCTGAACGACTTCCTTGCGCGGCTCTTCGAAGTTCACGAACACGTTGAGCTGGTCCTGCAGGATGCGCGCGGAGTAAGCGAGCGCGTCCTCCGGCGTGATCGCGCCGTTGGTCTCGATCGTCAGCGTCAGCTTGTCGTAGTCGAGGATCTGGCCCTCACGGGTGTTCTCGACCTTGTAGGAAACCTTGCGCACCGGCGAGAACAGGCTGTCGACCGGGATCAGGCCGATCGGCGCATCCTCGGGGCGATTGCGATCAGCCGCGACATAGCCTTTGCCGGTGTCGACGGTGAACTCCATGCGGATCTCGGCGCCATCGTCGAGCGTGCAGAGCTGCAGCTCGGGATTGAGGACGACGACATCGCCGACGGTCTGGATGTCACCTGCCGTGACGACGCCCGGACCCTGCTTCTTGATCACCATGCGCTTCGGGCCTTCGCCCTGCATCTTGATCGAGATGTCCTTGATGTTGAGCACGATGTCGGTGACGTCTTCGCGCACACCGGCGATCGAGGAGAACTCGTGCAGCACGCCGTCGATGTGCACCGACTGCACCGCCGCACCCTGCAGCGAGGACAGCAGCACGCGACGCAGCGCGTTGCCGAGCGTCTGGCCGAAGCCGCGCTCAAGCGGCTCCGCCACCAGCGTGGCGAAGCGGGACGGGTCGGAGCCCGGCGTAACCTGGAGCTTGTTCGGACGGATGAGTTCTTGCCAATTTTTCTGGATCGTCACGTTTTCACCCCTGACATTCCGAAGCTCGAGCTTCGGCGTTGGAGAGCGCGGTTCATTCCGCGCGGCATCAATTCAAAACAATCGCGGCCGAGAACGGCCGCGACCAGAAAGCATCAGACGCGGCGGCGCTTGCGCGGCCGGCAGCCATTGTGCGGGATCGTCGTCACGTCGCGGATCGAGGTGACGGTGAAGCCCGCCGCCTGCAGCGCGCGCAACGCCGACTCACGGCCCGAACCGGGGCCCGCCACTTCAACCTCGAGCGTGCGCATGCCGTGTTCCTGCGCCTTCTTCGAGACATCCTCGGCGGCAACCTGAGCCGCATACGGGGTCGACTTGCGCGAACCCTTGAAACCCATCGTACCGGCCGACGACCAGGCAATGGTGTTGCCCTGTGCATCGGTGATGGTGATGGTGGTGTTGTTGAACGAGGAATTCACATGCGCGACGCCGGACGCGATGTTCTTACGTTCGCGGCGGCGGACACGAGCAACTTCTTTAGCCATTTTGTCTTCCTTCAAGCGCGTCCGTAATTCCAGACGCTGGGGAAATTGATATTCACTTCACGATGGCCGGACCCTTCCCCGGCCATGCGCGCATTCCTGTCGTCCTGACGTCCCCGGTTCGCTCTCGCGCAATCCGGGGATGATACGGTCAAGCCGTCAGGATTACTTCTTCTTGCCGGCGATCGCCTTGGCGGGACCCTTGCGGGTGCGCGCGTTGGTATGGGTGCGCTGGCCACGCACCGGCAGACCGCGGCGATGACGCAGGCCGCGATAGCAGCCGAGGTCCATCAGACGCTTGATGTTCATGCCGGTCTCGCGACGGAGGTCACCCTCGACGAGATAGTCGCGGTCGATGATTTCGCGAATCTGCAGCACTTCCTGGTCGGTCAACTGCGAGACGCGACGGTCGAGCGGGATCTTCACCTTCTCGACGATGTCGGCTGCGTTCTTCTGGCCGATGCCATGAATGTACTGAAGCGCAATGATGACGCGCTTGTTGGTCGGAATATTGACGCCTGCAATGCGGGCCACGGTCTTCACTCCTGTCGCCGCCTCACGGCAGCTGTTTCTTTATTTCGTCGGGGCGCCTGTCAGCTCTTCGAATTCAAGTAATCGAACTCCCAAAAGCAAACACGACGCCCTGCCCGTTTCCATCTGGGGCCCGGCATCGTCTGAAACCTATCCGACTGGATGCTGGGTATTAATGGATTCACCGTCGTTTCGTCAACCGTTTGGCGGTCTTGGAACGGCCCTTCACGAGCTTTTTCACGGCCTTCCGGGTCCCTGCCGACCGGGCCTTGACGGCCCGCCCGGTCGAGTTCCGGCTGGTTCCCGCGGCAGCCTTGCGACCGCCCCGGCTGGCACCCGTTGCGGCCTTCTTACCACCACTGGATACCTTTTTAGTGACCTTCTTCGCAGTCTTTTTGGCGACCTTGCGAGGCGCCTTCTTGGCAGTCTTCCGAGCGCTGGCAGCCTTTTTGGCGCCGTTCTTGGCTGCCTTCCCGGCCTTCTTTGCAGACTTGGCGGCCTTCTTCGCGGATTTGGCAGCCTTCTTGGCCGAACGGGCCTTCGCAGGGGCCTTCGAGGCGGATTTCGCCGAACGGGTCTTGGTCGCCCGAGTCGCGGCACGCTTGACGGTCGTCTTCCGGGTCGCGGCCTGAGCCGGCTCGTTCGGCTCGGTGATTGCCGACAGCACCCGCTCGATCGCCCCCGTCACCTCCTCGATCGGCATCATGCCGTCGACGGTGACTAGTGCACGCTTGTCCGCGTAGTAGTGGACCAGCGGTTCTGTCTGCTCACGATAGTTCGCGAGTCGTTTGGCGAGCACTTCGGGCGTGTCGTCCGCACGGACGTTCTCGCCGCGGGCCCGCATCTCGGCGATGCGATTCTCGACACGAGCGAGCAGCGCGCCCTCGTTGACGCGCAGTTCAACCACGGCGTCGAGCTTGAGCTTTTTCTTCTTCAGAAGTTCGTCGAGCGCCTCGGCCTGCGCCACGGTGCGCGGGAAGCCATCAAGAATGAAGCCACCCTTGGCGTCGTCCTGCTCGATTCGATCGGCGATGATACCGACAACGACTTCGTCCGGCACCAGGCCACCACTTGCCATGATGTCTTTGGCGATCAGACCCGTCGGGGTCTCCGCTGCAACAGCGGCGCGCAGCATGTCTCCGGTGGAGAGCTGAACGATTCCGTGCCTTTGAACCAGTCGTTGCGCCTGCGTTCCCTTGCCCGCCCCCGGCGGCCCGAGAAGGATAAGTCTCATTTACGGCGGCCCCTCAACTTCGATTTGCGGATCAGGCCTTCATACTGGTGGGCCAGCAGATAGCCCTGCACCTGCGACACCGTATCCATCGTCACGCTGACGACGATCAGGAGCGAGGTGCCACCAAGATAGAACGGCACGGACGCATACGAAATCAGAATTTCAGGCACCAGACACACCAGCGCCAGATAAATCGCGCCGACAACCGTGATGCGCGACAGAACGTAGTCGATATACTCCGCCGTCCGCTCACCCGGACGAATGCCGGGGATGAAGCCGCCGTGCTTCTTCAGGTTATCGGCGGTCTCGGTCGGGTTGAACACGACCGCGGTGTAGAAGAACGTGAAGAACACGATCAGGCCGAGATAGAGCATCAGGAACAGCGGGCGGCCGTGGCCGAGCTCGGTGTTCAACCACTGAAACCACTCCGGCCCCTTGCCGGCATTGAAGCTTGCGATCGTCGTCGGCAGCAGCAGCAGCGACGATGCGAAGATCGGCGGGATCACGCCCGAGGTATTGAGCTTGAGCGGCAGGTGCGAGGACTGGCCCTCGAACATGCGGTTGCCGACCTGACGCTTCGGATACTGGATCAGGAGGCGGCGCTGTGCGCGCTCGACGAATACGATCACGGCAATGACGATGACCGCCATCGCGAGGATCGCGAGGATCAGCACCGTCGACAGTGCGCCCTGCCGGCCAAGCTCGAGGGTGCTCGCGATCGCCGACGGCAATTCCGCGACGATGCCCGCCATGATGATGAGCGAGATGCCGTTGCCGATGCCGCGCGAGGTCACCTGTTCGCCGAGCCACATCAGGAACATGGTGCCGCCGGTCAGCGTCACCGCGGTCGAGATCAGGAAGAAGTAACCGGGGTTCGAGACGACGTTGCCCGCGCTCTGCAGGCCGACCGCGATGCCATAGGCCTGGAAGGCGGCCAGCACGACGGTGAGATAACGGGTGTACTGGTTGATGATCTTGCGCCCGGCCTCGCCCTCTTTCTTCAGCGCTTCGAGCTGAGGGGAAACGGTCTGCAAAAGCTGAATGATAATCGAGGCCGAGATGTAGGGCATGATGTTCAGCGCGAACACCGCCATACGGTCGATGCCGCCGCCGGAGAACATGTTGAACATGCCGAGGATGCCGCCGGCCTGCGAACGGAACACCTGGCTCCAGACGTTCGGATCGATACCCGGCAGCGGGATATAGGTCCCCAGCCGATAAACAACGAGCGCACCTAGCGTAAACCAGATGCGCTTCTTGAGTTCGTCGGCTTTCGCGAACGAGGAGAAATTGAGGTTGGCTGCGAGTTGTTCCGCTGCGGAGACCATTGAGTATCGGTCCTTTCACTTCCATGGCGGGCTTGCGTCCGCCATCGCCGTCTTGAGGTCAGCCAATTCGAGGTCGGCCAAGAGGTAACAACGAGATCGCCCGGCGCAATGCCGGACGCCCTTCATTACGAAGCTTTCGCCTCGCCCTCGTCCTTCTTCGGCGCGAGGATCTTCACCGACCCGCCGGCCTTCTCGACCGCTTCGATCGCCGACTTGGTGGCGCCGTGAACTTCGATCGCAACCTTGGACTTCAGTTCGCCGCGGCCGAGCAGCCGCACGCCGCCCTTGGCCCGACGCAGTACACCGGACTTCACCAGCGCTTCGGCGTTGATTGTGGCCGACGCATCGAGCTTCTTGGCATCGATCGCGTCCTGCAGCCGGTCGAGATTGACCTCGGACAGCTCGACACGGAAGATGTTGTTGAAACCACGCTTCGGCAGGCGGCGATGCAGCGGCATCTGGCCGCCTTCAAAGCCCTTGATACGCACGCCGGAGCGCGCGGTCTGGCCCTTGCCGCCGCGGCCGGATTGCTTGCCCTTGCCGGAGCCAATGCCACGGCCGACGCGCGTGCGCTTCTTGCGCGAGCCTTCGTTGTCGGCGATCTCATTGAGCTTCATTGTCTTGATCCTTACTTCTCGTCGACGACGCGAACGAGGTGCTGAACCTTCGCGATCATGCCGCGCACGGAGGGCGTGTCCTGCAATTCGGAAACGCGGCCGATCTTGTTGAGGCGCAGGCCGATCAGAGTCTCGCGCTGCGCCTTCTGACGGCGGATTGCGCTCGCGATCTGTTCGACCTTCACGGTCTTTGCGGATTTGGTGGCAGCCTTGGCCATGTTCTCAAACTCCAATCAGCGAGTGGTTAGTCCGCACTCGCCTCGGCATCGCCACCGACGCGGCGGGCCTGAAGCACGGAAACCTTGATGTTGCGGCGGTTGGCGACCGAGCGCGGCGAATCCTGATGCTTCAGCGCGTCGAAGGTTGCGCGGATCATGTTGTAGGGATTCGACGAACCGACCGACTTCGCGACCACGTCCTGAATACCGAGCGTCTCGAACACGGCGCGCATCGGGCCGCCGGCGATGATGCCGGTACCAGCCGGAGCAGCACGCAGATAGACGCGGCCGGCGCCGTGGCGGCCGGCGATGTCGTGATGCAGCGTGCGGCCCTCGCGCAGCGGCACGCGGGTCAGGTTGCGCTTGGCGGAATCGGTTGCCTTGCGGATCGCCTCCGGCACCTCGCGAGCCTTGCCGTGGCCGAAGCCGACGCGGCCCTTCTGGTCGCCGATGACGACGAGCGCAGCAAAGCCGAAACGCTTACCGCCCTTCACCACCTTCGCCACACGGTTGATGTGGACGAGCTTGTCCACGAACTCGCTGTCGCGCTCGTCCCGATCCCGACCGCCCCGTTCGCGTCCACCGCGTTCGCGTTCAGCTGCCATTGTTCTGTCCAATCCTTGAGAAGCTCGCGCTTCTGTCCTTGTGTCCGTAATCCGTGACTTCAATCAGCCTTTAGAAGCTGAGCCCGCTTTCGCGCGCCGCATCCGCCAGGGCCTTGACGCGACCGTGGTAGAGATACCCGCCACGATCGAAAACAACTTCCTTGACGCCATTCTTCACAGCGCGCTCCGCGAGGAGCTTGCCGACCGCCTTCGCGGCGTCGATGTTGGCGCCGGTCTTGCCACCCTCGCGCATCGTCTTCTCGAGCGACGATGCGGAAGCAAGCGTCTCGCCCTTCTGGTCGTCGATGACCTGAGCGTAGATGTGCTTCGAGGAGCGGAACACCGACAGGCGCGGACGGCCGCCGGCGGCACGCCGCAGGGCAATGCGCACGCGCTGCTTGCGCCGGGCATTCGTGATCTTGAGCTTCGACATGACCGGCTCCGTTACTTCTTCTTGCCTTCCTTGCGGAAGATGAATTCATTGGCGTACTTCACACCCTTGCCCTTGTAAGGCTCGGGCGGGCGATAGCCGCGGATCTCGGCCGCGACCTGGCCGACACGTTGGCTGTCGATGCCGGCAACCGTGATCTCGGTCGGCTTCGGCACCGTGATGGTGATGCCTTCCGGAACCGGGTAGACCACGTCGTGGCTGTAGCCGAGCGAGAGCTGCAGGTTCTTGCCCTGCAAGGCCGCGCGGTAGCCGACGCCGGTGATTTCCAGCTTCTTCTCAAAACCCTTGGTGACGCCCTCGACGAGGTTCGCGATCTGGGCACGCGCCGTGCCGTAGAGCGACTGCGCGCGCTTGGTCTCGAAACGCGGCGCGACGCGGATCACGTTGTCCTTCAGCTCCACCGACACGTCGTCGTGCACGGTGAACGATCGCGTTCCCTTCGGGCCCTTCACCTTGACGGTCTGGCCTTCGACATTCGCGGTGACGCCCGAGGCGATCGCGACGGGCCGTTTGCCTACGCGTGACATCTTCTATCCTTCCTCAGAACACCGTGAAGAGAACTTCGCCACCCACGTTCGCCTCACGGGCGGCGTGGTCGGCCATGATTCCCTTCGGCGTCGACAGCACCGAAATGCCGAGACCGTTGTTGACGCGCGGCAGGTTCTTCACCGATGCGTAAACCCGGCGGCCCGGCTTGGAGACGCGCTCGATCTCGCGGATGACCGGCTCGCCGTCGAAATACTTGAGCTCGATCTCGAGCTCGTTGTGGCCGCTCGCGTGCTCGACGCTGGCGTAGCCACGGATGTAGCCTTCGCTCTTCAGAACTTCGAGGACGCTCGCGCGCATCTTGGAGCCCGGGGTCGAAACCTTGGACTTCGAGCGCATCTGCGCGTTGCGGATACGGGTGATGAGATCGCTGATCGGATCGTGCGTTGACATGCGCCCCTCCTTACCAGCTCGACTTCACGAGACCCGGGATCAGACCCCGGGACCCGAAGTCACGGATCGCGATGCGGCTCATCTTGGTCTTGCGATAGACCGAGTGAGGCCGGCCGCTGATCTCGCAGCGATTCTTGATGCGGGTCGCCGAGGAATTGCGCGGCATCTCGGCGAGCTTCATCGTCGCTGCGAAACGCTCTTCCATCGGCTTCGTCTTGTCAGCGATGATGGCCTTCAGCCGCGCACGCTTGGCCGCAGCATTCTTCACCATTCTCTGACGCCGATTGTTCTTCTCGACCGAACTTTTTTTAGCCATTCGATAGTCTCCATACCTTTCCGCGTTTGAAACGCCTGGCTCAGCGTCTCACTGCCGGAACGGGAAATTGAATGCGGTCAACAGTGCCCTCGCCTGCTCGTCGGTGGCGGCGGTGGTGCAGACCGTAATGTCCATGCCCCAGGATTCGCCCGACTTGTCGTAGTCGATTTCCGGGAACACGATGTGCTCTTTCAGGCCGAGCGAGTAATTGCCACGGCCGTCGAAGCTCTTGGGGTTGAGGCCGCGGAAGTCACGCACGCGCGGCAGCGCCACGTTGATCAGGCGATCGATGAACTCGTACATCTTCGCCTTGCGCAGCGTGACCTTGGCGCCGATGGCCTGGCCTTCGCGCAGCTTGAAGGTCGCGATCGCCTTCCGCGAATGGGTGACGATCGGCTTCTGGCCGGCGATCAGCGCGAGGTCGCCCGCGGCGAGCTCGACCTTCTTGCGGTCGTTGACGGCTTCGCCGACGCCCATGTTGATCACGACCTTATCAAGCCGCGGCACCTGCATCACGTTGGTGAGGCCGAACTGCTCGGTCAGCTTGCTGCGAATATCGCGGTCGTACACCTCGCGCAGGCGAGGAATGTATGCGGTCTCAGCCATCGATCTCAGCTCCCGAGCTCTTGGCGATGCGCACCTTGGTGCCATCCTTCCCAATCTTGAAACCAACGCGGGTCGGCTTGCCGTCCTTGTCGAGCAGAGCGAGGTTCGACAGGTGGATCGGGCTCTCCTTGGAGATGATGCCGCCTTCCTGCTGCGGGGTCTGCTTCTGGTGACGCTTCACCATGTTGACACCGCGAACCAGCGCACGCCCCTCGGAGGGGCGCACCGCGAACACCTCGCCGGTGCGACCCTTGTCGCGGCCGGTGAGGACGATGACCTTGTCACCCTTGCGAATCTTGGCAGCCATCACAGCACCTCCGGCGCCAGCGAAATGATCTTCATGTGGTTCTTGGCGCGCAGTTCGCGCGGCACCGGCCCGAAGATACGGGTGCCGACCGGCTCGGACTGGTTGTTCACCAGCACGGCAGCGTTGCGGTCGAAGCGGATCACCGAGCCGTCAGCGCGGCGGATGTCCTTCGCGACGCGAACGACGACCGCCTTCATGACGTCGCCCTTCTTCACCTTGCCGCGCGGAATCGCTTCCTTGACGGACACGACAATGATGTCGCCGACGGTGGCGTAACGACGCTTGGAGCCTCCAAGCACCTTGATGCACATGACACGGCGCGCGCCGGAATTGTCGGCCACGTCGAGGTTGGTCTGCATCTGAATCATTGATGCACCTCGTCCTCTTTCTATGCGCTAGAGCGCTTAACGGCATGATCCCGGAAACCAACCCGCGAGATCACGCCCTCTTAAACAGTTTGCTTGAAATCAGTCCGGCGAGGCCGGGCTAATCTCAGGCGGTTTTTTCTTTCTCGCTCTGGACAACCGTCCAGCGCTTCAGCTTCGAGAGCGGCTTGCTCTCGACGATCCAGACCGTGTCACCCGCCTTGAACTCGTTGTTCTCGTCGTGGGCATGGTAGTTCTTGGACCGGCGAATGGTCTTCTTGTAGATCGGGTGGGTGAAGCGGCGATCGACGCGCACGACAACAGTCTTGTCTTGCTTGTCGCTGACGACGACGCCCTGGAGAGTACGCTTCGGCATCTGGATCGCCCCTTATTTCTTCTTGCTGTCCGCGGCGCGCTTTTGCGCAGCGATGGTCTTGATGCGCGCGATGTCGCGGCGCGCCTCGCGCAGCCGAGAGGTATTCTCGAGCTGCCCGGTCGCCCGCTGGAAGCGCAGGTTGAACCGCTCCTTTTTCAGATTGAGGATCGCATCCTCCATCTGATCGGCGCTCATCGCGCGGATGTCTTCAGCCTTGTGTGCCATCTCTTTACTCCGCGATGCGCGCAACGAAGCGCGTCTTGATCGGAAGCTTCGCGGCGGCAAGGGTCAACGCCTCGCGCGCGATCTGATCGTTGACGCCGTCGATCTCGAACAGGATGCGGCCGGGCTTGACGCGGACCACCCACAATTCCGGCGAACCCTTGCCCGAGCCCATGCGGACTTCGGCAGGCTTCTTCGACACCGGGACATCGGGGAATACGCGGATCCAGACGCGGCCGACACGCTTCATGTGGCGCGTCAGCGCACGACGGGCAGCCTCGATCTGGCGCGCAGTGATGCGCTCCGGCGCCATCGCCTTCAGGCCGAACTGGCCGAAAGACAACGTCGCGCCCGACGAGGCGACGCCGTGAATCCGGCCCTTATGCGCCTTGCGGAACTTTGTCTTCTTTGGTTGCATCATGGCTTACGCCCTCAAACCTTTTCTTCTTTCGATCAAGCCGCGTCGCGACGCGGGCGGCTGTCACCGCCGCCTTCGTTCAGGCGCTTGTCCTGTGCCATCGGATCGTGCTCGAGAATCTCGCCCTTGAAGAGCCAGACCTTGACGCCGCAGGTACCGAAGGTGGTGAACGCCGTCGCCACGCCGTAATCGACGTCGGCACGCAGCGTGTGCAGCGGCACGCGGCCCTCGCGGTACCACTCCATGCGGGCGATTTCCGCGCCGCCCAGACGACCCGAGCAGTTGATACGAATGCCCTGGGCGCCGAGACGCATCGCCGACTGCACGGCGCGCTTCATGGCGCGGCGGAAGGCCACGCGGCGCTCGAGCTGCTGGGCGATCGATTCGGCGACCAGCGTCGCATCGAGCTCAGGCTTGCGAATCTCGACGATGTTGATGACGACGTCGGACTCGGTGATCTCCGCGACCTTCTTCTTCAGCTTGTCGATGTCGGCGCCCTTCTTGCCGATCACCACGCCGGGACGTGCCGAGTAAACTGAAACGCGGCACTTCTTGTGCGGGCGCTCGATCACGATGCGCGCCACAGCCGCCTGCTTCAGCTCCTTCATCAGCACTTCGCGAATGCGCACGTCCTCGTGGAGGAGCTTTGCGTAATCGCCCTTGCCGGCGAACCAACGGGAATCCCAGGTCCGGTTGATGCCGAGACGCAGCCCGATTGGATTGATCTTCTGACCCATCGTTTTGTCCTGCGCCTCTTAAGCGCTCGCCTCGGCCTCGACCTGACGAACAACGATCGTCAGCTGCGAGAACGGTTTGTAGATACGGCCCGAGCGGCCACGGCCGCGCGGTGCGAAACGCTTCATCACCATGCCGTTGCCGACATGCGCCTCGGAGACGACCAAAGCGTCGACATCGAGGTCATGGTTGTTTTCGGCATTGGCGATCGCGGACTCGAGGCACTTCTTGACGTCGACCGCGATCCGCTTGCGCGAGAACTGCAGGTCAGCGAGCGCAGACGCCGCCTTCTTGCCGCGGATTAACTGCGCGACGAGATTGAGCTTCTGCGGGCTCACGCGAAGCATGCGGGCAACCGCCTTTGCTTCATTCTCCGGAAGGGCGCGTTCGCGCTTTGGTTTGCTCATGACTTAGTCCTCAAGCCTTACTTCTTGGCTTTCTTATCGCCAGCATGGCCATGGAAGGTGCGGGTCGGCGAGAACTCGCCGAACTTGTGACCGACCATTTCCTCGT encodes:
- a CDS encoding ankyrin repeat domain-containing protein; this encodes MIRHITASFSRAAHCAARFVLAGCLVLSLSGACMAAAGAEINSRLLEAAARGDAAQISALLSEGADIEARDGSGRTALLLATQGDRVDVARRLIAAGADVNARDSISDTPYLYAGAEGRNEILKMTLAAGADLASTNRYGGTALIPAAHHGHPETVKILLGTAIDINHVNRLGWTALIEAVILSDGGPVHTEIVRLLVEAGADVNIADRDGVTPLAHARRRGYAQMVAMLEKASAK
- the rplQ gene encoding 50S ribosomal protein L17; the protein is MRHGKVHRKLNRTAEHRKAMFANMAASLIKHEQIVTTLPKAKELRPIVEKLVTLGKKGGLALRRQAISELRDHDQVKKLFDALAARYKDRQGGYTRIIKAGFRYGDNAPMAVIEFVDRDVDAKGQDSGPVQEKADSEAA
- a CDS encoding DNA-directed RNA polymerase subunit alpha; this encodes MTIQKNWQELIRPNKLQVTPGSDPSRFATLVAEPLERGFGQTLGNALRRVLLSSLQGAAVQSVHIDGVLHEFSSIAGVREDVTDIVLNIKDISIKMQGEGPKRMVIKKQGPGVVTAGDIQTVGDVVVLNPELQLCTLDDGAEIRMEFTVDTGKGYVAADRNRPEDAPIGLIPVDSLFSPVRKVSYKVENTREGQILDYDKLTLTIETNGAITPEDALAYSARILQDQLNVFVNFEEPRKEVVQEIIPDLAFNPAFLKKVDELELSVRSANCLKNDNIVYIGDLVQKSEAEMLRTPNFGRKSLNEIKEVLAQMGLHLGMEVPGWPPENIDELAKRFEDHY
- the rpsK gene encoding 30S ribosomal protein S11 encodes the protein MAKEVARVRRRERKNIASGVAHVNSSFNNTTITITDAQGNTIAWSSAGTMGFKGSRKSTPYAAQVAAEDVSKKAQEHGMRTLEVEVAGPGSGRESALRALQAAGFTVTSIRDVTTIPHNGCRPRKRRRV
- the rpsM gene encoding 30S ribosomal protein S13, which produces MARIAGVNIPTNKRVIIALQYIHGIGQKNAADIVEKVKIPLDRRVSQLTDQEVLQIREIIDRDYLVEGDLRRETGMNIKRLMDLGCYRGLRHRRGLPVRGQRTHTNARTRKGPAKAIAGKKK
- a CDS encoding adenylate kinase — encoded protein: MRLILLGPPGAGKGTQAQRLVQRHGIVQLSTGDMLRAAVAAETPTGLIAKDIMASGGLVPDEVVVGIIADRIEQDDAKGGFILDGFPRTVAQAEALDELLKKKKLKLDAVVELRVNEGALLARVENRIAEMRARGENVRADDTPEVLAKRLANYREQTEPLVHYYADKRALVTVDGMMPIEEVTGAIERVLSAITEPNEPAQAATRKTTVKRAATRATKTRSAKSASKAPAKARSAKKAAKSAKKAAKSAKKAGKAAKNGAKKAASARKTAKKAPRKVAKKTAKKVTKKVSSGGKKAATGASRGGRKAAAGTSRNSTGRAVKARSAGTRKAVKKLVKGRSKTAKRLTKRR
- the secY gene encoding preprotein translocase subunit SecY, giving the protein MVSAAEQLAANLNFSSFAKADELKKRIWFTLGALVVYRLGTYIPLPGIDPNVWSQVFRSQAGGILGMFNMFSGGGIDRMAVFALNIMPYISASIIIQLLQTVSPQLEALKKEGEAGRKIINQYTRYLTVVLAAFQAYGIAVGLQSAGNVVSNPGYFFLISTAVTLTGGTMFLMWLGEQVTSRGIGNGISLIIMAGIVAELPSAIASTLELGRQGALSTVLILAILAMAVIVIAVIVFVERAQRRLLIQYPKRQVGNRMFEGQSSHLPLKLNTSGVIPPIFASSLLLLPTTIASFNAGKGPEWFQWLNTELGHGRPLFLMLYLGLIVFFTFFYTAVVFNPTETADNLKKHGGFIPGIRPGERTAEYIDYVLSRITVVGAIYLALVCLVPEILISYASVPFYLGGTSLLIVVSVTMDTVSQVQGYLLAHQYEGLIRKSKLRGRRK
- the rplO gene encoding 50S ribosomal protein L15 → MKLNEIADNEGSRKKRTRVGRGIGSGKGKQSGRGGKGQTARSGVRIKGFEGGQMPLHRRLPKRGFNNIFRVELSEVNLDRLQDAIDAKKLDASATINAEALVKSGVLRRAKGGVRLLGRGELKSKVAIEVHGATKSAIEAVEKAGGSVKILAPKKDEGEAKAS
- the rpmD gene encoding 50S ribosomal protein L30 gives rise to the protein MAKAATKSAKTVKVEQIASAIRRQKAQRETLIGLRLNKIGRVSELQDTPSVRGMIAKVQHLVRVVDEK
- the rpsE gene encoding 30S ribosomal protein S5; this encodes MAAERERGGRERGGRDRDERDSEFVDKLVHINRVAKVVKGGKRFGFAALVVIGDQKGRVGFGHGKAREVPEAIRKATDSAKRNLTRVPLREGRTLHHDIAGRHGAGRVYLRAAPAGTGIIAGGPMRAVFETLGIQDVVAKSVGSSNPYNMIRATFDALKHQDSPRSVANRRNIKVSVLQARRVGGDAEASAD
- the rplR gene encoding 50S ribosomal protein L18 produces the protein MSKLKITNARRKQRVRIALRRAAGGRPRLSVFRSSKHIYAQVIDDQKGETLASASSLEKTMREGGKTGANIDAAKAVGKLLAERAVKNGVKEVVFDRGGYLYHGRVKALADAARESGLSF
- the rplF gene encoding 50S ribosomal protein L6; translation: MSRVGKRPVAIASGVTANVEGQTVKVKGPKGTRSFTVHDDVSVELKDNVIRVAPRFETKRAQSLYGTARAQIANLVEGVTKGFEKKLEITGVGYRAALQGKNLQLSLGYSHDVVYPVPEGITITVPKPTEITVAGIDSQRVGQVAAEIRGYRPPEPYKGKGVKYANEFIFRKEGKKK
- the rpsH gene encoding 30S ribosomal protein S8, producing MSTHDPISDLITRIRNAQMRSKSKVSTPGSKMRASVLEVLKSEGYIRGYASVEHASGHNELEIELKYFDGEPVIREIERVSKPGRRVYASVKNLPRVNNGLGISVLSTPKGIMADHAAREANVGGEVLFTVF
- the rpsN gene encoding 30S ribosomal protein S14, encoding MAKKSSVEKNNRRQRMVKNAAAKRARLKAIIADKTKPMEERFAATMKLAEMPRNSSATRIKNRCEISGRPHSVYRKTKMSRIAIRDFGSRGLIPGLVKSSW